In one Acidimicrobium ferrooxidans DSM 10331 genomic region, the following are encoded:
- a CDS encoding APC family permease: MAASEQQMHRTLTLTGVTVNGMALIAPGAFLWTTFQEQAAQTNHGQPTGLDMWTGLLFAFILAMLTAWSYSQLARIYPDAGTGSTYYFAEAAFLDQNHPRFTATARAVKFAFGWISHLYYWIYPGIMVAFIGTLIGYIIGAVGGVTLSWLELSVIAVVAAAGIGYIAYRGITGSTMTALVINVIQIVTLVAMTALFFIAFRVAHPDGGYVQASALSVILPHSFVNLLYQSTIAILLLVGFESITALGAEARNPERDIQRGVLIALAIQGGFSYLLEYFGANFALGSATMAGQPGANVFAKAGNDAAPIGTMVQNAADRMFHGGGEAAALIVAATVLIALIGTTLACINTAVRVSYSMARDRELPSVIGWLHGRFATPHGGILVISAISAVVAIYGVHTVDNLTQITLASNIGTFLVYGMTCVIAIVAFSRRADRSLLAHVLAPGLGALMNLAELAGVVYLAIAGGGSGATDAVKAIGVVLAWTIVGLVWYWANPHRHHAKSIVGERATRRLGGAGRGVSAAAETP; the protein is encoded by the coding sequence ATGGCAGCGAGCGAGCAGCAGATGCACCGAACGCTCACGCTCACCGGTGTCACGGTCAATGGGATGGCCTTGATCGCGCCCGGAGCGTTTCTTTGGACAACGTTTCAGGAACAGGCGGCCCAGACGAACCACGGTCAGCCGACGGGCCTTGACATGTGGACAGGGCTCCTCTTCGCCTTCATCCTCGCCATGCTGACCGCGTGGAGCTACAGCCAGCTGGCTCGGATCTATCCCGATGCGGGCACGGGCTCGACCTACTACTTCGCCGAAGCCGCCTTCCTCGACCAGAACCACCCGCGCTTCACCGCCACCGCGAGAGCGGTGAAGTTCGCCTTCGGCTGGATCAGCCACCTGTACTACTGGATCTATCCGGGCATCATGGTGGCGTTCATCGGTACCCTGATCGGCTACATCATCGGCGCGGTCGGAGGGGTCACGCTGTCGTGGCTCGAACTCTCGGTGATCGCCGTCGTCGCCGCCGCGGGGATCGGCTACATCGCCTACCGTGGCATCACGGGGTCCACGATGACGGCGCTCGTCATCAACGTGATCCAGATCGTGACCCTCGTCGCGATGACGGCTCTCTTCTTCATCGCGTTCCGCGTCGCGCACCCGGACGGTGGCTACGTGCAAGCGAGCGCACTCTCGGTCATCCTCCCACACAGCTTCGTGAACCTGCTCTACCAGTCGACCATCGCCATCTTGTTGCTCGTCGGCTTCGAGTCCATCACGGCCCTCGGCGCCGAGGCGCGCAATCCCGAGCGCGACATCCAGCGTGGGGTCTTGATCGCGCTCGCCATCCAGGGAGGCTTCTCGTACCTGTTGGAGTACTTCGGTGCGAACTTCGCACTCGGCTCTGCGACCATGGCAGGTCAACCGGGCGCAAACGTCTTTGCCAAGGCCGGCAACGATGCGGCGCCGATCGGCACGATGGTCCAGAACGCTGCCGATCGCATGTTCCATGGCGGCGGAGAGGCGGCTGCGTTGATCGTGGCCGCCACGGTCCTCATCGCACTCATCGGCACGACGCTCGCGTGCATCAACACCGCAGTTCGCGTGAGCTACTCGATGGCCAGGGACCGTGAGCTGCCCAGCGTGATCGGGTGGTTGCACGGGCGCTTCGCCACACCCCACGGCGGCATCCTCGTGATCAGCGCGATCAGCGCCGTGGTGGCGATCTACGGGGTGCACACGGTCGACAACCTGACGCAGATCACGCTGGCGTCCAACATCGGGACCTTTCTGGTCTATGGCATGACGTGTGTGATCGCGATCGTGGCGTTCTCCCGTCGCGCCGATCGTTCCCTGCTCGCTCATGTGCTCGCCCCTGGCCTTGGGGCGCTCATGAATCTGGCCGAGCTCGCTGGCGTGGTCTATCTCGCCATCGCTGGCGGCGGCTCGGGTGCGACCGATGCGGTGAAGGCCATCGGTGTGGTGCTGGCCTGGACCATCGTTGGGCTCGTGTGGTACTGGGCGAACCCGCACCGCCATCATGCCAAGAGCATCGTCGGCGAGCGCGCCACGAGGCGACTCGGCGGGGCCGGGCGCGGCGTGTCGGCCGCGGCGGAGACGCCATAG
- a CDS encoding PP2C family protein-serine/threonine phosphatase: MVRRSLEADETSGSLRAHDGSVAAWVSVRGVVRAGNEDAVAVVPPGTSGEVLVACVADGVGGQAAGEVASQAAIEAATSAMGSGRGAVRARVRAAVRAANAAVIDAQHRERARMATTLTLVGVSGRDVVIGHVGDSRAYRVGDERIHQLTQDHTQAAELLRAGLIDQEEAARHPARSVLTRSLGAQMAVAPDLVSVALEDGERILVCSDGFWGTVPRGALFEALRGAREPDALEGALWRLVGLAYEAGAPDNVSVIVVIPSPTATSSGASVRTSWWRRSRGT; the protein is encoded by the coding sequence ATGGTACGACGCTCGCTCGAGGCCGACGAGACGAGTGGGTCGCTTCGGGCCCACGACGGCTCGGTGGCGGCCTGGGTGAGCGTGCGGGGTGTGGTGCGGGCTGGGAACGAGGACGCGGTTGCGGTCGTCCCCCCTGGCACCTCTGGCGAGGTGCTGGTGGCGTGCGTGGCCGATGGTGTCGGCGGGCAGGCGGCTGGCGAGGTCGCCAGCCAGGCGGCCATCGAGGCGGCCACGAGCGCGATGGGGAGCGGGCGAGGGGCGGTGCGGGCTCGGGTGCGAGCTGCGGTTCGGGCTGCGAACGCGGCAGTCATCGACGCGCAACATCGCGAGCGGGCTCGGATGGCAACCACGCTCACCCTGGTCGGGGTGAGTGGCCGCGACGTCGTCATTGGCCACGTCGGCGACTCGCGTGCCTATCGTGTCGGCGACGAGCGGATCCATCAGCTGACGCAGGACCATACCCAGGCGGCCGAGCTGTTGCGGGCGGGCTTGATCGATCAGGAGGAGGCAGCTCGGCATCCAGCGCGCTCGGTGCTGACGCGAAGCCTGGGAGCACAGATGGCGGTGGCGCCGGATCTCGTCAGCGTGGCGCTGGAGGATGGGGAGCGGATCCTCGTCTGTTCGGACGGCTTCTGGGGGACGGTTCCGCGCGGCGCGCTCTTCGAGGCGCTGCGCGGCGCGCGAGAGCCCGACGCGCTCGAGGGTGCGCTCTGGCGACTCGTCGGGCTTGCCTACGAGGCGGGTGCGCCCGACAACGTCTCCGTCATCGTGGTGATCCCGAGTCCGACGGCCACGAGTTCGGGCGCGAGCGTGCGCACCTCGTGGTGGCGGAGGAGCCGAGGAACCTAG
- a CDS encoding putative PEP-binding protein yields MPERHTLRGQPGSQGAGVGTAVRVDAVAERTEVDPASVRRALEEVADDLEASSRRASGELSQILAADAAIARDPMLVDAVERHLADDPSTVGVHDAFDEVAGVLRSVGGAIAERAADLGAIERRLIARLRGTQGPMLEGKVVVANELGPADLLAIEHERPAALLLAGASPTAHVAILARALGIPALTGVVGLDGVHDGDTVLVDTVRAVAIVNPNDDDVTGLRAAERTPARTTLPRDRAAIGAVAIMANVAGVADAQGAIDAGAVGIGLLRTEFLFLDRDEAPSRAEQAEAYTEILTPFRGRRCIVRTLDAGADKPLAFIDLPRSANPALGVRGWRARAVAPAVIDTQIAAIADAQRATGAEVGLMAPMVTTIDEAREVVERAHAAGIPSAGVMVEVPALCLLGDELARSVDFVSIGTNDLAQYLFAADREESAVAALADPFSPPLARLLARLVDDVDGRIPIGVCGELAADPLAAVWLAGLGITSLSMTPSAIAPVTRLLASVERTTARRAAEAVRTASDAQRARDAAARIVGLA; encoded by the coding sequence ATGCCGGAACGTCACACCCTTCGCGGTCAACCAGGCTCCCAGGGAGCCGGCGTCGGGACAGCCGTCCGCGTCGACGCGGTCGCCGAGCGCACCGAGGTCGATCCCGCCAGCGTGCGCCGAGCGCTCGAGGAGGTCGCCGACGACCTCGAGGCTTCCAGCCGACGTGCGAGCGGCGAGCTGTCCCAGATCCTCGCCGCCGACGCAGCCATCGCGCGAGACCCCATGCTCGTCGATGCCGTGGAGCGTCACCTCGCCGACGATCCCTCCACCGTCGGGGTCCACGACGCCTTCGACGAGGTCGCAGGCGTCCTCCGTTCCGTCGGCGGCGCGATCGCCGAACGAGCGGCGGACCTCGGCGCGATCGAACGGCGCCTCATCGCCCGCCTCAGGGGCACCCAAGGACCGATGCTCGAAGGCAAGGTCGTCGTCGCGAACGAGCTCGGCCCAGCAGATCTCCTCGCGATCGAGCACGAACGGCCGGCAGCGCTCTTGCTCGCTGGCGCCAGCCCGACCGCCCACGTCGCCATCCTCGCCCGAGCACTCGGCATCCCCGCCCTCACCGGCGTGGTGGGCCTCGACGGGGTGCACGACGGCGACACCGTGCTCGTCGATACCGTGCGCGCGGTCGCGATCGTGAACCCCAACGACGACGATGTCACTGGGCTGCGAGCCGCAGAGCGTACGCCCGCGCGAACGACGCTCCCTCGAGACCGTGCCGCCATCGGCGCCGTCGCCATCATGGCCAACGTCGCCGGCGTCGCCGACGCGCAGGGGGCGATCGACGCCGGCGCGGTCGGTATCGGCCTTTTGCGCACCGAGTTCTTGTTCCTCGACCGCGACGAGGCTCCCTCTCGCGCCGAGCAAGCCGAGGCCTACACCGAGATCCTCACCCCATTCCGGGGCCGCCGTTGCATCGTCCGCACGCTCGACGCCGGTGCCGACAAGCCACTCGCGTTCATCGATCTGCCTCGCTCGGCCAACCCCGCGCTCGGCGTCCGAGGATGGAGGGCACGCGCCGTGGCGCCGGCCGTGATCGACACCCAGATCGCAGCGATCGCCGACGCCCAGCGCGCGACCGGTGCCGAGGTCGGTCTCATGGCCCCGATGGTGACGACGATCGACGAAGCGCGCGAGGTGGTCGAGCGAGCCCACGCCGCAGGGATCCCGAGTGCAGGCGTCATGGTGGAGGTCCCTGCTCTGTGCCTGCTCGGCGACGAGCTCGCCCGCAGCGTCGACTTCGTCTCGATCGGCACCAACGACCTCGCGCAGTACCTCTTCGCCGCCGACCGCGAGGAGTCGGCGGTCGCAGCCCTCGCCGATCCCTTCTCGCCGCCACTCGCTCGACTCCTCGCTCGCCTCGTCGACGACGTCGACGGTCGCATCCCCATCGGTGTCTGCGGCGAGCTCGCCGCAGATCCCCTCGCCGCCGTCTGGCTGGCGGGCCTCGGCATCACGAGCTTGTCCATGACGCCGAGCGCGATCGCACCCGTCACCCGTCTGCTCGCTTCCGTCGAGCGTACGACCGCTCGCCGAGCAGCAGAAGCGGTCCGCACCGCGAGCGATGCTCAGCGTGCACGAGACGCGGCGGCGCGTATCGTCGGCCTTGCCTAG
- a CDS encoding MIP/aquaporin family protein, which produces MATTQARPAGKTGWRATTWGELLSEYLGTLVLLAFGTGSVAVAVVGLTMSGRTVVIFQGAGGWLLITWGWAMAVVMGVYVAGGVSGAHLNPAVTLAMAIKGSLPWRKVPGYWIAQVLGAFSGAAIVYLDYYKAIDAWNLAHHVTRASAGGLTTFSIFATFPAKYFGTSLVGPFIDQVIGTFFLLLFVLAITDATNSGPGSNMAPFLVGMAVAAIGMSFGTDAGYAINPARDFGPRLLTWFLGWGHNAFAGLNGYWWVPIVGPLVGGAIAVGVYRWFIEDTIRARFARQSTEGGAQ; this is translated from the coding sequence GTGGCCACAACACAGGCGCGACCGGCCGGCAAGACCGGCTGGCGCGCAACGACATGGGGAGAGCTGCTCTCCGAATATCTCGGTACGTTGGTGCTGCTCGCCTTCGGGACGGGCTCGGTCGCGGTTGCAGTGGTGGGCCTCACCATGTCCGGCCGCACCGTCGTCATCTTCCAGGGAGCGGGCGGCTGGCTGCTGATCACCTGGGGCTGGGCCATGGCGGTCGTGATGGGCGTCTACGTGGCTGGCGGGGTGTCCGGCGCACACCTGAACCCGGCGGTGACGCTGGCCATGGCGATCAAGGGCTCGCTGCCGTGGCGTAAGGTGCCGGGCTACTGGATCGCCCAGGTTCTCGGGGCATTCTCTGGCGCGGCGATCGTCTACCTGGACTACTACAAGGCGATCGATGCGTGGAACCTTGCGCACCACGTCACGCGCGCCAGCGCCGGTGGGTTGACGACCTTCTCGATCTTTGCCACGTTCCCCGCGAAGTACTTCGGCACGAGCCTCGTCGGGCCATTCATCGACCAGGTGATCGGCACGTTCTTCCTGCTGCTGTTCGTGCTCGCCATCACCGACGCGACGAACTCGGGGCCGGGTTCGAACATGGCACCGTTCCTCGTCGGGATGGCCGTCGCGGCGATCGGCATGAGCTTTGGTACGGACGCCGGTTACGCGATCAACCCTGCGCGTGACTTCGGTCCGCGGCTCCTGACGTGGTTCCTCGGCTGGGGACACAACGCCTTCGCCGGTCTCAACGGTTACTGGTGGGTCCCGATCGTCGGTCCGCTCGTCGGTGGAGCGATCGCGGTTGGGGTCTATCGCTGGTTCATCGAGGACACGATTCGTGCGCGCTTCGCGCGCCAGAGCACGGAAGGAGGGGCGCAGTGA
- the glpK gene encoding glycerol kinase GlpK, whose protein sequence is MTTRILALDQGTTSSRAIVFDLDGTILGLGQHEFPQYYPQPGWVEHDPEEIWESQRQAIFDALRAAGIAPGDLSAIGITNQRETTIVWDRQTGKPVMNAIVWQCRRTAPMCDELRAAGREDLVRSRTGLVIDAYFSGTKVAWILEHVPEARRLADEGRLAFGTVDAWLIWKLTGGRVHATDATNASRTMLFNIHTGEWDPELLEMLGVPASMCPTVVDSAGVVAETDPEIFGARVPIAGIAGDQQAALFGQACIEPGMAKNTYGTGSFLLQTTGHDAVASHSGLLTTVAWSIGGERTYALEGSIFVTGAVVQWLRDGLRLIAHAEDTEAIAAEVPDTGGVVVVPAFVGLGAPVWDPYARGTIVGITRGTTRAHIVRAALESMAYQTRDVVEAMAADSGQRLAILRVDGGAVRNNVVAQLQADVLGIPVERPKVTETTALGAAYLAAVGVGAVAGPGGLRDVWQLERRFEPTWDEATRAAAYRTWQRARDRARAWVEA, encoded by the coding sequence GTGACCACCCGTATCCTCGCTCTTGATCAAGGAACGACGAGCTCTCGAGCGATCGTCTTCGATCTCGACGGCACCATCCTCGGCCTCGGCCAGCACGAGTTCCCGCAGTACTACCCGCAGCCAGGCTGGGTCGAGCACGACCCCGAGGAGATCTGGGAGTCCCAGCGCCAGGCCATCTTCGACGCCCTGCGCGCCGCCGGCATCGCGCCAGGGGACCTCAGCGCGATCGGCATCACCAACCAGCGTGAGACCACCATCGTGTGGGATCGCCAAACCGGCAAGCCGGTCATGAACGCGATCGTGTGGCAGTGCCGACGGACGGCGCCGATGTGCGACGAACTCCGTGCGGCCGGCCGCGAGGATCTGGTCCGTTCCCGTACCGGTCTCGTCATCGACGCTTACTTCTCGGGAACGAAGGTGGCCTGGATCCTCGAGCACGTGCCGGAGGCTCGTCGCCTGGCGGACGAGGGCCGATTGGCCTTTGGCACCGTTGATGCGTGGCTGATTTGGAAGCTCACCGGCGGACGGGTGCATGCGACGGACGCCACCAACGCCTCTCGGACCATGCTCTTCAACATCCACACCGGTGAGTGGGATCCCGAACTGCTCGAGATGCTGGGCGTGCCCGCGTCGATGTGCCCGACGGTCGTCGACTCCGCAGGCGTGGTCGCCGAGACGGACCCTGAGATCTTCGGTGCCAGGGTGCCCATCGCCGGCATCGCGGGTGATCAGCAGGCCGCTCTCTTCGGCCAGGCGTGCATCGAGCCGGGCATGGCGAAGAACACCTACGGGACCGGGTCCTTCCTGCTGCAGACCACGGGCCACGATGCGGTCGCGTCGCACTCGGGCCTGCTCACGACCGTGGCGTGGAGCATCGGGGGTGAGCGCACCTACGCGCTCGAGGGCTCCATCTTCGTGACCGGAGCCGTCGTCCAGTGGCTGCGCGACGGACTGCGTCTCATCGCGCATGCCGAGGACACCGAGGCGATCGCCGCCGAGGTCCCCGACACCGGTGGCGTCGTGGTGGTCCCTGCCTTCGTGGGGCTCGGCGCACCGGTGTGGGACCCGTACGCGCGGGGCACCATCGTCGGCATCACGCGCGGGACGACGCGGGCACACATCGTGCGGGCCGCGCTCGAATCGATGGCCTACCAGACGCGTGACGTCGTCGAGGCGATGGCGGCCGACTCGGGCCAGCGACTCGCCATCTTGCGGGTCGACGGCGGTGCGGTGCGCAACAACGTGGTCGCACAGCTCCAGGCCGACGTGCTCGGGATCCCGGTCGAGCGTCCGAAGGTCACCGAGACCACGGCGCTGGGTGCTGCCTACCTGGCGGCGGTCGGCGTGGGTGCGGTGGCAGGTCCTGGGGGGCTGCGCGACGTGTGGCAACTGGAGCGGCGCTTCGAGCCAACGTGGGACGAGGCGACGCGAGCCGCGGCCTATCGCACGTGGCAGCGTGCGCGGGACCGCGCCCGAGCGTGGGTCGAGGCGTAG
- the dhaK gene encoding dihydroxyacetone kinase subunit DhaK — protein sequence MKKVINEVDHVVDESLDGLAAAFAPWVRRIEGTHVLARAVAKPSGRVGLVSGGGSGHEPAHGGYVGEGMLDAAVAGEVFTSPTPDQILEGIRAADHGAGVLCVVKNYTGDVMNFDIAAELAKEEGIEVRQVVVNDDVAVEDSLYTSGRRGIAGTVFVHKIAGAAAERGDDLATVAAVAERVIANVRSMGLALAPCTVPARGEPTFTLGEDEIEVGIGIHGEPGVRREPLRRADDLTDELLDRVTSDLGLESGASIAVMVNSMGATPLLELGIVARRVYQVAAERGWHIRTAWVGEYMTSLEMAGYSITVLRLDDELAALLEAPASTAAVRVAR from the coding sequence ATGAAGAAGGTCATCAACGAGGTCGACCACGTCGTCGACGAGTCTCTCGATGGGCTCGCGGCCGCGTTCGCACCGTGGGTTCGCCGCATCGAGGGTACCCACGTGCTGGCGCGCGCGGTCGCGAAGCCATCGGGGCGCGTCGGGCTGGTCTCGGGCGGCGGATCGGGCCATGAGCCGGCCCACGGCGGCTACGTCGGTGAGGGCATGCTCGACGCCGCGGTGGCCGGCGAGGTCTTCACCTCGCCGACGCCCGATCAGATCCTCGAGGGCATCCGCGCCGCCGACCACGGCGCGGGGGTGCTGTGCGTCGTGAAGAACTACACCGGCGACGTCATGAACTTCGACATCGCCGCCGAGCTCGCCAAGGAGGAGGGGATCGAGGTGCGCCAGGTCGTCGTGAACGACGACGTCGCGGTCGAAGACTCCCTGTACACCTCGGGGCGACGAGGCATCGCCGGAACGGTGTTCGTCCACAAGATCGCAGGCGCAGCAGCCGAACGTGGGGACGATCTGGCGACGGTGGCGGCGGTCGCCGAGCGCGTGATCGCGAACGTGCGCTCCATGGGCCTCGCACTCGCACCGTGCACGGTGCCCGCACGTGGAGAGCCCACCTTCACCTTGGGCGAGGACGAGATCGAGGTGGGCATCGGCATCCACGGCGAGCCTGGGGTTCGGCGCGAACCACTGCGTCGTGCCGACGACCTGACCGACGAACTGCTCGATCGGGTGACGAGCGACCTCGGGCTCGAGAGCGGTGCATCCATCGCGGTGATGGTGAACTCGATGGGAGCGACGCCGCTCCTCGAGCTTGGGATCGTTGCTCGCCGCGTCTACCAGGTCGCGGCCGAGCGCGGGTGGCACATTCGCACCGCCTGGGTTGGCGAGTACATGACGTCGCTCGAGATGGCCGGCTACTCGATCACGGTGCTTCGACTCGACGACGAGCTCGCCGCGCTGCTCGAAGCCCCTGCGTCGACGGCTGCCGTTCGGGTGGCACGGTGA
- the dhaL gene encoding dihydroxyacetone kinase subunit DhaL: MSEPGSLAWWHDVWRCFAASVRDQRTWLDDLDAAIGDGDHGTNLNRGLERALGALETSQTPRAGLRSVGMALLGTVGGASGALWGFGWTKASAAAGDGTGAPTPDEVVATLSLFRDAVLERGHAELGDKTMVDVLVPALASLAAELGTQRSFAEAAATAASVASERAESTIPLVARKGRASYLGERSAGHEDPGAASMALFFACLGEVS; this comes from the coding sequence GTGAGCGAGCCCGGTTCGCTCGCCTGGTGGCACGACGTCTGGCGCTGTTTCGCGGCGTCGGTGCGCGACCAGCGCACCTGGCTGGACGATCTCGACGCTGCGATCGGCGATGGTGACCACGGTACGAACCTGAACCGAGGTCTCGAGCGCGCCCTCGGGGCCCTCGAGACCTCGCAGACGCCGCGAGCGGGGCTGAGGAGTGTTGGGATGGCACTGCTCGGCACGGTCGGCGGGGCATCAGGCGCGCTGTGGGGCTTTGGCTGGACCAAGGCCTCGGCGGCAGCCGGCGACGGGACCGGCGCCCCAACGCCCGACGAGGTCGTGGCCACGCTGTCGCTATTCCGGGACGCGGTGCTCGAGCGTGGCCACGCCGAGCTCGGCGACAAGACCATGGTGGATGTCCTCGTGCCGGCGCTGGCGTCGCTCGCTGCCGAGCTCGGGACTCAGCGCTCCTTCGCCGAGGCAGCCGCTACCGCCGCGTCCGTGGCCTCGGAGCGTGCCGAGTCGACCATCCCCCTCGTGGCGCGCAAGGGCCGCGCGTCGTATCTCGGGGAGCGGAGCGCAGGTCACGAAGACCCCGGTGCGGCCTCGATGGCTCTGTTCTTCGCATGCCTTGGCGAGGTGAGCTGA
- a CDS encoding PTS-dependent dihydroxyacetone kinase phosphotransferase subunit DhaM, whose product MVGVLVVSHSRRLAQGACELVGAMAKGVRLEWRGGEPPELGVSVELVADALEGLLEGGGEVVVVADLGSSVLAAEAAVELIGAGPRVRVLRGVPMLEGFIAAAMALTVGGGLAEAVAAAEAACGALEGGR is encoded by the coding sequence GTGGTGGGCGTGCTGGTGGTGTCGCACTCGCGGCGATTGGCGCAGGGGGCGTGCGAGCTCGTCGGCGCCATGGCCAAGGGGGTTCGGCTCGAGTGGCGAGGAGGTGAGCCCCCCGAGCTTGGCGTGAGTGTCGAGCTGGTGGCAGATGCGCTCGAGGGCCTGCTCGAAGGGGGCGGTGAGGTGGTCGTGGTCGCCGACCTCGGGTCCTCGGTCCTGGCGGCAGAAGCGGCGGTCGAGCTGATCGGGGCAGGCCCACGCGTCCGCGTCCTGCGCGGCGTCCCGATGCTCGAGGGCTTCATCGCAGCCGCGATGGCGCTCACGGTGGGCGGAGGCCTCGCCGAGGCCGTCGCCGCGGCCGAGGCGGCCTGTGGTGCGCTCGAGGGCGGGCGATGA
- a CDS encoding FAD-dependent oxidoreductase, which produces MTRRRVVVIGAGATGLGVGVDLATRGIEAVVVERHAVGAGTSGRFHGLAHSGGRYAVTDPLAAAECARELAVLRQIAPGALEATGGWFVRTSDDDAFEQAWLRGTASAGIEVREVPLDVARAQVPAAAARARRVFWVPDGVLEGFELLRGLVRTLRRFGGDVLEGSEVIGLVRDGARAAGVVVRQGDREVVVGADAVVNAAGPLSGVVGRRLGAEVPVAPSFGTMLIFADRRLPLVVNHLERPSDGDIFVPHGETVILGTTDVPHEDGEALPPSRQEVARLVELGARFVPEVRTWRPMRAFTGVRPLVADPGAGGPRGLSRSHTIVDHGARDGIAGLFAIIGGKWTTYRLMGEQTGDAVASYLEVTAPSATRSLVVVPARVRGRAPTSSETLCTCEGVGRDELVGEGSLDRWRVEHWATMGPCQGTFCAHRLAARAAELTGGALESEALDALRAERARGVDAVAYGAQARLRALASEQRRWWGWGS; this is translated from the coding sequence ATGACGCGCCGCCGGGTCGTCGTGATCGGGGCCGGGGCCACCGGGCTCGGCGTCGGCGTGGATTTGGCCACCCGTGGCATCGAGGCCGTCGTCGTCGAGCGTCACGCGGTGGGGGCAGGGACGTCGGGGCGGTTCCACGGTCTTGCACACTCCGGCGGTCGCTACGCCGTCACCGACCCGCTGGCCGCTGCCGAGTGCGCCCGCGAGCTCGCGGTGCTGCGCCAGATCGCCCCCGGTGCCCTCGAGGCCACCGGGGGATGGTTCGTACGCACGAGCGACGATGACGCCTTCGAGCAGGCGTGGCTGCGTGGGACGGCGTCCGCCGGGATCGAGGTCCGCGAGGTCCCGCTCGACGTCGCCAGGGCGCAGGTGCCGGCGGCGGCGGCGCGAGCTCGGCGGGTGTTCTGGGTACCCGACGGTGTGCTCGAGGGGTTCGAGCTCCTGCGCGGCCTCGTGCGAACGCTGCGACGTTTCGGTGGCGACGTGCTCGAGGGGTCGGAGGTGATCGGCCTCGTGCGCGACGGTGCCAGGGCGGCCGGTGTGGTCGTGCGCCAAGGCGATCGAGAGGTCGTCGTCGGTGCCGACGCCGTGGTGAACGCGGCGGGTCCACTCTCGGGTGTCGTCGGGCGTCGGCTGGGCGCCGAGGTGCCGGTCGCGCCGTCGTTCGGCACGATGTTGATCTTTGCCGATCGCCGACTCCCGCTCGTGGTGAACCATCTCGAGCGCCCATCCGACGGCGACATCTTCGTACCCCATGGCGAGACTGTCATCCTCGGTACCACCGACGTCCCCCACGAAGACGGCGAGGCGCTACCGCCGAGCCGGCAGGAGGTGGCTCGGCTCGTGGAGCTCGGTGCGCGCTTCGTGCCGGAGGTGCGCACCTGGCGACCGATGCGGGCCTTCACCGGCGTGCGCCCCCTGGTCGCCGATCCGGGTGCGGGCGGGCCGCGAGGTCTGTCGCGCAGTCACACCATCGTCGACCACGGCGCGAGAGACGGTATCGCCGGCCTGTTCGCGATCATCGGTGGCAAGTGGACGACGTATCGGCTCATGGGGGAGCAGACCGGCGACGCCGTCGCCTCCTACCTCGAGGTCACGGCACCGTCGGCGACGCGGTCGCTCGTGGTGGTGCCGGCGCGAGTTCGGGGACGCGCGCCGACGTCGTCGGAGACGTTGTGCACCTGTGAGGGCGTCGGTCGTGACGAGCTCGTCGGCGAGGGTTCGCTGGATCGTTGGCGCGTCGAGCATTGGGCGACGATGGGGCCGTGTCAGGGGACGTTCTGCGCCCATCGGTTGGCGGCTCGCGCAGCTGAACTCACGGGCGGCGCCCTCGAGAGCGAGGCGCTCGATGCGCTGCGTGCCGAGCGCGCGCGGGGGGTCGATGCGGTGGCCTATGGCGCACAGGCACGCCTTCGGGCCCTCGCGTCCGAGCAGCGTCGCTGGTGGGGGTGGGGCTCGTGA